The following proteins are co-located in the Trichomycterus rosablanca isolate fTriRos1 chromosome 14, fTriRos1.hap1, whole genome shotgun sequence genome:
- the LOC134326719 gene encoding gamma-crystallin M2-like, whose protein sequence is MTMGKVIFYEDKNFMGRSYECSSDCSDMHSYMSRCHSCRVMGGCWMVYDQPNYMGNQYFMRRGDYADYHSMWGWNTNSCIRSCRMIPMWRGSYRMKIYERENFMGQMMEMSDDCDSFMDRHRWSDGCMSCNVMDGHWLMYESPHYRGRMWYFRPGEYRSFRDYGGMRFMSMRRIMDSWY, encoded by the exons ATGACCATGGGCAAG GTTATCTTCTACGAGGACAAGAACTTCATGGGCCGCTCCTACGAGTGCAGCAGCGACTGTTCCGACATGCACTCTTACATGAGCCGCTGCCACTCGTGCAGGGTGATGGGCGGCTGCTGGATGGTCTACGATCAGCCCAACTACATGGGAAACCAGTATTTCATGAGGAGGGGCGACTACGCCGACTACCACAGCATGTGGGGCTGGAACACCAACAGCTGCATCAGATCCTGCCGCATGATCCCGATG TGGAGAGGATCGTACAGGATGAAGATCTATGAGAGGGAGAACTTCATGGGCCAGATGATGGAGATGTCGGACGACTGCGACTCCTTCATGGATCGTCACCGCTGGTCCGACGGCTGCATGTCCTGCAATGTGATGGACGGCCACTGGCTGATGTACGAGTCTCCTCACTACAGAGGCAGGATGTGGTACTTCAGGCCCGGAGAGTACAGGAGCTTCAGGGACTACGGGGGCATGAGGTTCATGAGCATGAGGCGCATCATGGACTCCTGGTATTAG